The Elaeis guineensis isolate ETL-2024a chromosome 3, EG11, whole genome shotgun sequence region ACTATAAACAAAAGATAAACACGTTCTAAAACTTAAAGTTGCATGTTGTCCCGATGTAAGCCAACAACAAATCATCAAAATGGTTTTTCTTGTAAGGAAAAAGCTGCTATCCCATGAAAATTGCATAAGAAAAAGGACTTGAGATTTCTCTGTTACTTGGCAGATCAGATAATAACAAAATAAAGGTATCTTCGATGATCAAAGGCTTAAAGCGAAGGTATTTGGCCTCGTTTGTGCAGATATCAAGAAATGAACGAATTGCTGCAGTCTTAGCATTATAGCATGTCTAGGTTTTAGCTAGTGCACCAATGTTATTAATCCCAAGGATGATATTACCACCATTCTAACTTGGGAAGCTTGAATTGGTTGGATTAAAAACAATTCTAATTAGAAAGATTTATTATAGAGCATATAATTCTATTTTCCATCTAAGTGTAACACAACAAAAAACACCCAAAGATGAAAAACATTCAATCATGTAAAAGAAAAttggtagaaaaaaaaaagatcctgaATTGCAATTTATAAATCTAACCCCATTATGTATGTTTCTACAAATAATAGATTAAAGATATAGAACTACCTTTTGGAAATAGTGTTAGTCAAGACCAGATTGTTCTATATTATATTTTTCCAGCTAACCATTATACATATTTTATTTCCTATCAAGTGCTCGAAGGTGTGCATGAAGCTAAACTACCATAGAAGAACTATGATAATCAGAAAAGGCAGGATTGTAAACACATTGCATGTAAAAAGAATGAAaaacaaataaaatatgatggacACGAAGAAAATAAAATACGACCATAATTACATGTATTTTGTTTAAAAACATTCTTCTCCACATCAGAACAATCTATCCATCATTAAAATGTCTAACAATAATGAGTCTTGCACGCATGataaaaatcaaacaaataaaagttATATCAAATAAAACTTACCGCAGCTTCACAAGTTCAGTAGTACAAATGTTGGAATGACAATATTTCTAGGTGTCGTAATGAGCATTAGAGCCACTCTGCTCATATATCAATTACCAATGGTGTCTAGGCGCATGCCACTGCTAAAATCACCTATGTTCTACCAAAATTGCTCGAGTAAAACTCTAAGAcaatcaaagagaaagaaattgCCAATACAACATAGGCTGCAAAAGAAAGTTGAGATGCTTTGGCTCATTAACTTTCAAAAAGTCCAGAATGTCAAGATACCAAAGACATCCACTGAATAAAAATACCAAAGACATCCAATGAATACAAATGAAAGTTGAGATGTTTTACtcattaaatttaaaaaagtcCAGAATGTCAATATAGTGATCACTTTGAGAATAAACATACTAAAGACATTCCATTGAGAATTCTTTACTTACGTTATCATATGCTTGACTAGTACAGTATGCAAGGCATGGATTTGGCGCAAAGTACTCCAAGGAATGATTCTTAGAACTGATTTCAGTAATATTCAAGTTTCCTTGCATTCTGTGCCTCaaatttcctttcttcttttataATCCTTCTCTATTGCTTCTCAGCCCCGACCATCTTTATCTAAAGCCCCAAAACCAGCTCTAAGAAACCTCTGTATCAACTACCAACCTCTGTATCAACTACCACACATTTGATGGTTTAACAAATTATATCCATGATACAATGTGTTATCCCTAAATATCCTTCACAAATCATACAAGGTTATGTCGAAGTCAACTATTTACCACCAGAGGAAGTGGTTTTCAGTTAGCCTAAAATATTGCAGACAGTATTTTATGATCCATCAACAAAAGCATGTGCACCCAGTTTTCACTATGTTCCTGTGCAACTAACAATTACataacaaataataaaatatgtgaAAGCAAGAAACCATTTAAAGTTGATTTATATGCTTACAATGATTCAAAGTATATGTGCAATAAGGAACATAAACATATTGCTTGGATTGGGATCCACAATCCATATAAAACATTAACTTCTCATCAAAATTTTCCCCTTTATCTCTTCTATACATTCAAATAATTTGGATGTAGGACGGACCTGAGAAGACAACCTACGTGTAAATTAATAGAGAAGTATGGTGCGCATCAATTAAATAATGCAATAATGAAAATAAACCATCTACTGCACTATCGTAACAACAAAAAACACATGCAGACCCAACTAAAAGGTGCCTAAAAGTAAGGAACAAACCTCCTATAATGCAAGGGCAATAGTTCAATACGAtggaagaatttaagaatgagctGAAATTAGAAGCACTTAAAAGTTTGATGTCAGAAATTACCACAGCAAAATGCAAATTGACCTTCCCGATAATTCACTCAAATGCGAAGAAGCCAGTTGGTGGGTACTGTAATCACATCTTGCTGTCCTTTGAGCTGATTGAAGATTCTCTTCAGGAGTTTTGACAGATAAGACGCACTGCAGATTTGACTGAGAGAAGGCTGTTCAGGTCCAGGTCCATGAAAGGAAAGGTCAAAGATTCAAGTTACCAGGTCCAGCTGAGGATGTAGAATGTTAGTACAAGTGGCTGTCTTTTAAAGCCTATAAactgatgaagaaaaagaaagtccGGTGGTATAAAGATGGGCAGCTGGTAAAAAGAAGGGCTGGTAAGAGCTGTTTTAGCAGAAAGTTCAGTGCTTTGGCTTGAAGATAAGGAAAAAAAGCGGTTCTGCACCAGGAAGGCAGCAAGATGGCGCAGGGGGTTGTTGTTCTGGCTTCTCTACAAAGCCGTGGCATGGACTGATTCTGGAGGCAGTTCAAGTCAGGTATATAGCAGAAAATAAAGTAACAATGGAAGAAAAGCCAACATAATAATGTCGAATCTTATTACCTGCAGGATTGCAGCTAAAATTGTAACCATATTCTACTAATCAATCCAAAAGGTGGGCAACAATGATATAACAACTGCACTGTTAACTGCATGTACGTCTTCACATGACAATTAGACATAATTGAACAAAAGATTCTACATACCCTTCTGCAGTAAGCAAACAATGGAAATTTGAGATATTAAATTTCCAGTTAAGTTAAAAAAACTACTAATgacattaattaaaataaaaccaTATTAATTGcatcataatttttaaagatGATGTATCCAATAAGTTTATTGGAAACATAAATATAAAGAATACAAGGAATGAGTGCAAAatctactaaaataattttttacatgcatataAGGAATCTACAAGACGTGACTATCTATTGTATCTTCTAGCAAAGCTAAACAAGGAAGCCACAGCAATATCCAGAGGAGAGAGATAATCATAACTAATCAAGCATTAAAGCCCCTGGACATTATCACATTACAAAGTATCTCAAAGACAGAAAATTAATTCGCTTCAAAAATAGCAACTACCACAAACAGGTCGAACACCATTATCAGTATGCCCACAAAAACTATTTTAGCACAAGCTCTATGCACTGTGCTTACCATAAGCAATCTCACTTAACTATCCCATTACATGCTTAAATATATAAACAGATTCTACTCAGATGCAAAGTCAAATACCACAGATCTCAACTAATTCATCCATCTACCAGATATGACAAGCATACGATTTTCAGCAGAATCCAACTAATTCATCTATCTGATATTTGAGTAACATATGCAGCCTGCTTCCATCTATAACTACCGTGGCTCCAACTTCATTCAAATTCACCAAAGTGAAATTCTGAGTAACTAAACCAATTTCAGCCAATACCCACGGCTTACAAAAGTAAAATATAGCACATAAGAATGTAGGCAAAACATTTTTTTTCTCAGAAACATCATGCCTCACACTCATCATTTTAAATTAGCATCTTTAACTCCAACATAGACGGAATTCATCAGTATAGTAGCTACAACTGGAGCAAGTAATCTTCTTAATTAAGAAAAAAGGAAAACAGATAGGAAACGGACTCCTTGCAAGGAAAGTAAAGGTCAGAACATTAATTACCAATTTTCAATCAGAACATCATCTTTGTTTAACATACATGCAAATCACAAACCCAACCATCTCTCCGACGACTCTTCAAGCACAAACACTCACATGTCTGCCGCCGATTTCCTTTTTTCTCCCAAGTAAAACACCAAAAGTTCCCCACGTGGTACCATTTCCCCTTTGATCACCCTCCCAGAAAGCCTCATACAAACCCGACTTCGGCAAACTGAGGCCTTACCTTGGGCGGCCGGCCGCGGGGCCTCTTGGGGCCGGCGGCGGCCGGGGCGCCTACGGGATTCTTGGGAGGGCGGCCGCGGGGGCGGGCGACCTTGACGGGGGCGGAAGGATCGACGGGCTTCGGGGGACGGCCACGGGGGCGGCGGGGGCCGGCGGGGGAGAGTGGGAGCTTTGGCTTGGGGGGACGGCCACGGCCGCGCTTGGGGGGTGGCGGGGCGTCGGGGCCGGCACGGAGGTAGCAGTTGTTAACGAAGACGAGCTCGCCGGCCTCCGTCATGCGGGCAAGGTGCGCCGCCAGCAGCGACGCGTGCGACGGCAGCAGCTGCTCCCCATGCGCCGCCTCGATGTGCTTCGATATCGCCGACTTACTCGACCCGCTCTTCTCGTCCAGCGCCAAGATCGCCGTCAAAATCATCTGAAacattgaaaaaaagaaaaaaagatggatgAAATCTATAAACCAAGAAGGAGAGGCGAATTAGGGTTTCGCATTTTTTATGAGGTTTCGGGCTGACCTCGGGGTAGGGGGGGAGGGAAGGGGGCTTGGGATCTTCGTCAGTggccatgagagagagagaggagagagagagggagggagggagccgGTGAGGTGGGTTTGGGTTGGGATGCGGGGATGCGAGGAAGCGAGAAATGGTCGAAGGGGTTAATCAAGGGTTAAGTGGAGAGGTTAAGGTGCGTTTTGGGAAAGGTCGC contains the following coding sequences:
- the LOC105041080 gene encoding HMG-Y-related protein A gives rise to the protein MATDEDPKPPSLPPYPEMILTAILALDEKSGSSKSAISKHIEAAHGEQLLPSHASLLAAHLARMTEAGELVFVNNCYLRAGPDAPPPPKRGRGRPPKPKLPLSPAGPRRPRGRPPKPVDPSAPVKVARPRGRPPKNPVGAPAAAGPKRPRGRPPKVRPQFAEVGFV